A genomic stretch from Hymenobacter psoromatis includes:
- a CDS encoding short-chain dehydrogenase has product MNLSGKVAIVTGVSSGIGRATAEALLARGAAVAGWGRTAPEGLSHDLFQFFECDVRDEHAVAEALTNTLRELGPEVHALVNNAGVGIFGPIDGFKSEDWHAMFDTNVNGLFYCTRAVLPAMKKQHVGHIINVASLAATAGTANLAGYCATKYAVRGFSDALFKELRPDGIRVTCVMPGSVETRFGGMEPGQEPDPHKMQPEDIAAAIVHALEAPKATMISEIQMRPANVK; this is encoded by the coding sequence ATGAACCTGAGTGGGAAAGTTGCCATCGTTACGGGCGTGAGCAGCGGCATTGGTCGCGCCACGGCCGAGGCTTTGCTGGCCCGTGGGGCCGCCGTGGCCGGCTGGGGCCGCACCGCCCCCGAGGGCCTGAGTCACGACCTTTTCCAGTTCTTCGAATGCGATGTGCGCGACGAGCACGCCGTGGCCGAAGCCCTCACCAACACCCTGCGCGAGCTGGGGCCGGAAGTTCACGCGTTGGTCAATAATGCGGGGGTAGGGATTTTTGGCCCCATCGACGGCTTCAAATCCGAAGACTGGCACGCCATGTTCGATACCAACGTCAACGGCCTGTTTTACTGCACCCGCGCCGTGCTGCCGGCCATGAAAAAGCAGCACGTCGGCCACATCATCAACGTCGCCTCGCTGGCTGCCACGGCCGGCACCGCCAACCTGGCCGGCTACTGCGCCACCAAATACGCCGTGCGCGGCTTCTCCGACGCGCTCTTTAAGGAGCTGCGGCCCGACGGCATCCGCGTTACCTGCGTCATGCCCGGCTCGGTCGAAACCCGGTTCGGCGGCATGGAGCCCGGCCAGGAGCCCGACCCGCACAAGATGCAGCCCGAAGACATTGCCGCTGCCATTGTCCACGCCCTTGAAGCGCCCAAGGCCACGATGATTTCAGAGATTCAGATGCGCCCGGCAAATGTGAAGTAA
- a CDS encoding gliding motility-associated ABC transporter ATP-binding subunit GldA, with protein MVEVENLVKTYGAQNAVDDISFQAAKGEIVGFLGPNGAGKSTTMKIALGYLPPTAGTVRIGGFDVQQDPLAVRRRVGYLPEHNPLYLDMYVHEYLEFIGSVHGLGGRELRQRVAQLVQKVGLTREQNKQIGALSKGYRQRVGLAQALVHDPEVLILDEPTTGLDPNQIGEIRQLIRELGADKTVIFSTHILPEVTALCSRVVIISRGKLVADAPVAELAARAAGETVLRAEFEGPVTIAQLAALPGVRGVEAAGPGVVLIRTDPGRDVRAAVSRLAVEQGWLLLGLRQEQQSLEAVFGELTK; from the coding sequence ATGGTTGAAGTAGAGAATTTAGTTAAAACCTACGGCGCGCAAAACGCCGTGGACGACATCAGCTTCCAGGCGGCGAAGGGCGAAATCGTGGGCTTCCTCGGGCCCAATGGCGCGGGCAAGAGCACGACCATGAAAATCGCGCTCGGCTACCTGCCGCCCACGGCCGGCACGGTGCGCATCGGCGGTTTCGACGTGCAGCAGGACCCCCTGGCCGTGCGCCGCCGCGTGGGTTACCTGCCCGAGCACAACCCGCTCTACCTCGACATGTACGTGCATGAGTACCTCGAATTTATCGGCTCCGTCCACGGCCTGGGGGGTAGGGAATTGCGCCAGCGCGTGGCCCAGCTGGTGCAAAAAGTCGGCCTCACCCGCGAGCAGAACAAGCAAATCGGCGCGCTCAGCAAAGGCTACCGCCAGCGCGTGGGTTTGGCGCAAGCGCTGGTCCACGACCCCGAAGTACTCATCCTAGACGAGCCCACCACCGGCCTCGACCCCAACCAGATTGGCGAAATCCGCCAGCTCATTCGCGAGCTGGGTGCCGATAAAACGGTCATTTTCAGCACCCACATTCTGCCCGAAGTCACGGCCCTGTGCTCCCGCGTCGTCATCATCAGCCGGGGCAAGCTCGTGGCCGACGCGCCCGTGGCCGAGCTGGCCGCCCGTGCCGCCGGCGAAACCGTGCTCCGCGCTGAGTTTGAAGGCCCCGTAACTATCGCCCAACTGGCCGCCCTACCCGGCGTGCGGGGGGTAGAGGCCGCTGGGCCGGGCGTGGTGCTCATCCGCACCGACCCCGGCCGCGACGTGCGCGCCGCCGTGTCGCGCCTGGCCGTGGAGCAGGGCTGGCTGCTGCTGGGCCTGCGGCAGGAGCAGCAGAGTTTGGAGGCGGTGTTTGGGGAATTGACGAAGTGA
- a CDS encoding gliding motility-associated ABC transporter permease subunit GldF, with product MLTILRKEFNAFLNSPVAYVVIGVFLVATGLFVWVFPDSSVLDYGYADLQSLFNLAPWLFLLLIPAITMRTFAEEKKAGTMELLLTRPLTDGQIVGGKYLACLLLALFALLPTLLYYFSVYRLGSPPGNIDSAATVGSYLGLGLLAAVFTALGVLASALTRDQIIAFVLAVVACFLVYTGFDSLASILAGAPAYYVSQLGIAAHYRDLSKGLIDSRDVLYFLTVIAVALLGTRLALRSRNW from the coding sequence ATGCTTACCATTTTAAGAAAAGAATTCAACGCCTTTCTCAACTCGCCGGTGGCCTACGTCGTCATCGGCGTGTTTCTGGTGGCGACTGGGCTGTTCGTGTGGGTTTTCCCCGACAGCAGCGTGCTCGATTACGGTTACGCTGACCTGCAATCGCTGTTCAACCTCGCGCCGTGGCTGTTTTTGCTGCTCATTCCGGCCATCACCATGCGCACCTTCGCCGAGGAAAAGAAGGCCGGCACGATGGAGCTGCTGCTCACGCGCCCGCTCACCGATGGGCAGATTGTGGGGGGTAAGTACCTGGCCTGCCTGCTGCTGGCGCTTTTTGCCCTGCTACCGACGCTGCTCTACTACTTCTCGGTGTATCGGCTGGGTTCGCCGCCCGGCAACATCGATTCGGCGGCCACGGTGGGCTCGTACCTGGGGCTGGGGCTGCTGGCGGCGGTGTTCACGGCGCTGGGCGTGCTGGCTTCGGCCCTCACCCGCGACCAGATTATTGCCTTCGTGCTGGCCGTGGTGGCGTGCTTTCTGGTGTACACCGGCTTCGATTCGCTGGCCTCCATTCTGGCGGGCGCGCCGGCTTATTACGTGAGCCAGCTTGGCATCGCGGCGCACTACCGCGACCTCAGCAAGGGCCTGATTGACTCGCGCGACGTGCTCTATTTTCTCACCGTCATTGCCGTGGCCCTGCTGGGCACGCGGCTGGCCCTCCGCAGCCGGAACTGGTAA
- a CDS encoding gliding motility-associated ABC transporter substrate-binding protein GldG: MEPTTTALPTPASSRKGQDLLRFALIVGALFILNFVAQRFFFRLDLTEEKRYTMSPATKQLLGNLKKPVTITVYLAGDFPPTFRRLEQGVRETLTEMQVYAGGNLNFVFIDPSAAPTEAGRNKFYEILFKKGLKPTNLGANENGKRIEKIIFPWAVVEAGGQSRNVLLLRGSQVAAPEERLNQSIEGLEYELASTIRQVAPPGGAKRRLGIIAGHGELTNVEMADILTAWSQNYDVFRVNLNQVKDLRGNLDAVVIAKPTGPYSELEKFRLDQFITHGGRALFFVNALRVNLDSVSRNGAALATPYDLNLDDLFFRYGVRLNPDLLLDLNCGQIPLVTGMTGDKPKIEPLPWQLYPVINRFSPNPITRNLDAVYMRFVGNIDTVKATGVRKTSLMTTSRYTRVLPAPVPINFNDARLEPNPKLYHNSYQPVGYLLEGKFRSLFANRAVPGTTQYQPDQNPNAQPSKILVISDGDFLRNDVDPKSGRPLRLGYDRLSSTEFANRELILNATDYLLDETGLIAVRGKQITLRPLDKVQLADKRQQWQLLNLGAPLVLLAAFGAVRAWRRKRRYARF, from the coding sequence ATGGAACCGACTACAACTGCTCTCCCTACCCCCGCTTCTTCGCGCAAAGGCCAGGATTTGCTGCGCTTCGCCCTCATCGTGGGCGCGCTATTTATCCTCAATTTCGTGGCGCAGCGCTTCTTTTTCCGGCTCGATTTGACGGAGGAAAAACGCTACACCATGTCGCCGGCCACCAAGCAGCTGCTGGGTAATTTGAAAAAGCCCGTCACCATTACGGTGTACCTGGCCGGCGATTTTCCGCCCACGTTCCGCCGCCTCGAGCAGGGCGTGCGCGAGACGCTGACCGAGATGCAGGTATACGCGGGTGGCAATCTCAACTTCGTGTTCATCGACCCCAGCGCGGCGCCCACTGAGGCGGGCCGCAATAAATTCTACGAAATTCTCTTCAAAAAAGGCTTGAAGCCGACTAACCTCGGCGCGAACGAAAACGGCAAGCGGATTGAGAAAATTATCTTCCCTTGGGCCGTGGTGGAGGCCGGTGGCCAGAGCCGCAACGTGCTGCTGCTGCGCGGCAGCCAGGTGGCCGCCCCCGAGGAGCGCCTCAATCAAAGCATTGAGGGACTGGAATATGAGCTGGCCAGCACCATCCGGCAGGTGGCGCCGCCCGGCGGGGCCAAGCGCCGGCTGGGCATCATCGCGGGCCACGGCGAGCTGACGAACGTGGAAATGGCCGACATCCTCACCGCCTGGAGCCAGAACTACGACGTGTTTCGCGTCAACCTGAACCAGGTAAAGGACCTGCGCGGCAACCTCGACGCCGTGGTTATCGCCAAGCCCACCGGCCCGTATTCGGAGCTGGAGAAATTCCGGCTCGACCAATTCATTACCCACGGCGGGCGGGCGCTGTTTTTCGTGAATGCCCTGCGCGTGAACCTCGACAGCGTGAGCCGCAACGGCGCGGCCCTGGCCACGCCCTACGACCTGAACCTGGACGACCTTTTCTTTCGCTACGGCGTGCGGCTGAACCCGGATTTATTGCTTGACCTCAACTGCGGCCAGATTCCGCTGGTGACGGGCATGACCGGCGACAAGCCCAAAATCGAACCGCTGCCCTGGCAGCTTTATCCCGTTATTAACCGCTTTAGCCCTAACCCGATAACGCGTAACCTCGACGCGGTGTACATGAGATTCGTGGGCAACATCGACACCGTGAAGGCGACCGGCGTGCGCAAAACCTCGCTCATGACCACCTCGCGCTACACCCGCGTGCTGCCCGCGCCGGTGCCCATCAACTTCAACGATGCGCGCCTGGAGCCCAATCCCAAGCTCTACCATAACAGCTACCAACCAGTGGGTTATCTGCTCGAAGGCAAGTTCCGCTCGCTCTTCGCCAACCGCGCCGTGCCGGGCACCACGCAGTACCAGCCCGACCAAAACCCCAACGCCCAGCCCAGCAAAATCCTGGTGATTTCGGATGGCGATTTCCTGCGCAACGACGTGGACCCCAAGAGCGGCCGGCCCCTGCGCCTGGGCTATGACCGCCTCTCCAGTACCGAGTTTGCCAACCGCGAGCTGATTCTCAACGCCACCGACTACCTGCTCGACGAAACCGGCCTCATCGCCGTGCGCGGCAAGCAAATCACGCTGCGCCCCCTCGACAAAGTGCAGCTCGCCGACAAGCGCCAGCAGTGGCAATTGCTGAACCTGGGCGCGCCGCTGGTGCTGCTAGCCGCCTTTGGCGCGGTGCGGGCCTGGCGCCGTAAGCGCCGCTACGCGCGGTTTTGA
- a CDS encoding peptidase M48: MPAFFSRVLRPAALLLLLPLASATPTKLYQPAARVAAPLQGAQPDPQVIAQFGLYNNPKLQAYITQQGKRMTAISDRPGDYGFTIVDSPVINAFATPDGHVYFTRGIMAYFNDEAQFTGVLGHELGHITAQHGKKQQRNSILSSILVGVATMASPNLLGRIAQPAAQLVSLKYSRGDENEADGLGVKYSTKVGYDASHMANFFQTLERTEQQSGGSTPAFLSTHPSSADRYERVKQLAAQAQQSLGKRTLLVNRDGYLRSLEGLPFGDDPRQGFVENSVFYHPDLKFRFPIPAGWKSQNSPEQFQMSEPNGKALLAFMGVGGSSLEEAAQTLAKQIGVTPGTARRTTINGLPALVFEGDQQASQDQQSTPAHVQSYIIQDGKSMFAFVGLATAATFGTYAPQFASAAQGYQRLTEASKLNRQAERVHIKQAKTATTLSAALTANGVPGKRLEEEAILNGMQLTDRLPAGTLFKVIGQ, translated from the coding sequence ATGCCCGCATTTTTTTCCCGCGTACTGCGGCCGGCCGCGCTGCTTTTGTTGCTGCCGCTGGCCAGCGCTACCCCCACCAAACTCTACCAACCCGCCGCCCGCGTGGCCGCGCCGCTGCAAGGCGCGCAGCCCGACCCGCAGGTAATTGCCCAGTTTGGGCTGTATAATAATCCCAAGCTGCAAGCTTACATTACGCAGCAAGGCAAGCGCATGACGGCCATCTCGGACCGGCCCGGCGACTACGGCTTTACCATTGTCGATTCGCCGGTTATCAACGCCTTTGCCACGCCCGACGGGCACGTGTATTTCACGCGCGGCATCATGGCGTATTTTAATGATGAGGCGCAGTTTACGGGTGTGCTGGGGCACGAGCTGGGCCACATCACGGCGCAGCACGGCAAGAAGCAACAGCGTAACTCCATCTTGTCCAGCATTTTGGTGGGGGTAGCCACGATGGCGTCGCCCAACCTGCTGGGCCGTATTGCGCAGCCCGCCGCGCAGCTGGTGAGCCTCAAATACAGCCGGGGCGACGAGAACGAGGCCGACGGCTTGGGCGTGAAGTACTCCACCAAAGTGGGATATGATGCCTCGCACATGGCTAACTTTTTCCAGACCCTGGAGCGCACCGAGCAGCAGAGCGGCGGCAGCACGCCCGCGTTTCTCTCCACCCACCCCAGCTCGGCCGACCGCTACGAGCGCGTGAAGCAGCTGGCGGCGCAGGCCCAGCAGAGTCTCGGAAAACGGACGCTTCTGGTGAACCGCGACGGCTATTTGCGTTCCCTCGAAGGGCTGCCGTTTGGCGACGACCCGCGCCAGGGCTTTGTCGAAAACAGCGTGTTTTACCACCCCGATTTGAAATTCCGCTTCCCAATTCCGGCGGGCTGGAAGTCGCAGAACTCGCCCGAGCAGTTTCAGATGTCTGAGCCCAACGGCAAGGCGTTGCTGGCTTTTATGGGGGTAGGCGGCAGCTCGCTCGAAGAGGCCGCTCAGACCCTGGCCAAGCAAATTGGCGTGACGCCTGGCACCGCGCGACGCACCACCATCAACGGCTTGCCGGCGCTCGTGTTTGAGGGCGACCAGCAGGCCTCGCAAGACCAGCAGAGCACGCCGGCCCACGTGCAGAGCTACATTATTCAGGATGGCAAGTCGATGTTTGCCTTCGTGGGCCTGGCCACGGCGGCCACGTTCGGCACCTACGCACCGCAGTTTGCCAGTGCCGCGCAGGGCTACCAGCGCCTCACCGAGGCCAGCAAGCTCAACCGCCAAGCCGAGCGCGTGCACATCAAGCAAGCCAAAACGGCCACTACCCTTTCGGCCGCGCTCACGGCCAACGGCGTGCCCGGCAAGCGCCTCGAAGAGGAAGCCATCCTCAACGGGATGCAGCTCACCGACCGCCTGCCGGCCGGCACGCTGTTCAAGGTAATCGGGCAGTAG
- a CDS encoding aconitate hydratase → MAFDLDMIRAVYAGLGSRIEAARTAVGRPLTLTEKILYAHLYGGKIGESYQRGVSYVDFTPDRVAMQDATAQMALLQFMQAGKPTAAVPSTVHCDHLIQAQNGATEDLALANEENREVYDFLASVSNKYGIGFWKPGAGIIHQVVLENYAFPGGMMIGTDSHTPNAGGLGMIAIGVGGADAVDVMAGMPWELKFPKVIGVKLTGKMSGWTSAKDVILKVAGILTVKGGTGAIVEYFGEGAESLSCTGKGTICNMGAEIGATTSVFAYDNKMGDYLRSTERAGIADLAQQQWGHLRADDEVYANPANFYDQLIEIDLNTLEPYVNGPFTPDAAWPISEFAAAVKEHGWPEKLEVGLIGSCTNSSYEDITRAASIAKQAVDKGLHVAAEFTITPGSELVRYTVARDGLLDTFAEMGGVVLANACGPCIGQWARHTDDPKRRNSIITSFNRNFAKRNDGNPNTHAFVASPEIVTAFAIAGNLMFNPLTDTLPGRNGNVKFDEPVGVELPPAGFAVEDAGFQAPAADGSRVQVLVDKNSARLQLLEPFKPWEGTDLIGLRVLIKALGKCTTDHISMAGPWLKFRGHLDNISNNMLIGATNAYTGATNAVKASGIQGEPYVPVPQAARVLKSLGIGSIVIGDENYGEGSSREHAAMEPRHLGVRAVLVKSFARIHETNLKKQGMLGLTFANKSDYDLIEEDDQIDILGLTSFAPGQPLQVRLRHADGDTDLITVNHTYNEGQIAWFRAGSALNLIKMQESGVGA, encoded by the coding sequence ATGGCGTTTGACCTTGATATGATTCGGGCCGTGTACGCGGGCCTCGGCTCGCGCATTGAAGCGGCTCGCACGGCCGTTGGCCGCCCGCTCACGCTCACCGAAAAAATCCTCTACGCTCACCTCTACGGTGGCAAAATCGGCGAATCGTACCAGCGCGGCGTGAGCTACGTCGATTTCACCCCCGACCGCGTGGCCATGCAGGATGCCACTGCCCAGATGGCACTGCTCCAGTTCATGCAGGCCGGCAAGCCCACCGCCGCCGTGCCCAGCACCGTGCATTGTGACCACCTCATTCAGGCCCAAAACGGGGCCACCGAAGACCTGGCCCTGGCCAACGAGGAGAACCGCGAAGTCTATGATTTCCTGGCCTCGGTTTCGAATAAATACGGCATCGGCTTCTGGAAGCCCGGCGCGGGCATTATTCACCAGGTCGTGCTCGAAAACTACGCCTTCCCTGGCGGCATGATGATTGGCACCGACTCGCACACCCCCAACGCGGGCGGCCTGGGCATGATTGCCATCGGTGTAGGCGGCGCCGATGCCGTGGACGTGATGGCCGGTATGCCTTGGGAATTGAAATTCCCGAAGGTGATTGGCGTGAAGCTGACCGGCAAGATGAGCGGCTGGACTTCGGCCAAGGACGTGATTCTGAAAGTAGCTGGTATCCTGACCGTAAAGGGCGGCACCGGTGCCATTGTGGAATATTTCGGCGAAGGCGCGGAAAGCCTGAGCTGCACCGGCAAAGGCACCATCTGCAACATGGGCGCGGAAATTGGGGCTACGACCTCAGTATTTGCCTATGACAACAAAATGGGCGACTACCTGCGCAGCACCGAGCGCGCCGGCATCGCCGACCTAGCTCAGCAGCAGTGGGGCCACCTGCGCGCCGACGATGAGGTGTACGCCAACCCCGCCAACTTCTACGACCAGCTCATCGAAATCGACCTCAACACGCTGGAGCCCTACGTGAACGGCCCGTTCACGCCGGATGCCGCCTGGCCTATTTCGGAGTTTGCCGCCGCCGTAAAGGAGCACGGCTGGCCCGAAAAGCTGGAAGTGGGCCTCATCGGCTCATGCACCAACTCTTCGTACGAAGACATCACCCGCGCCGCCAGCATCGCCAAGCAAGCCGTTGATAAAGGCCTGCACGTAGCCGCCGAGTTCACCATCACGCCCGGCTCGGAACTGGTGCGCTACACGGTGGCCCGCGACGGCCTCCTCGACACGTTCGCCGAAATGGGGGGGGTAGTACTCGCCAACGCCTGCGGCCCGTGCATTGGCCAGTGGGCCCGCCACACCGACGACCCCAAGCGCCGTAACTCCATCATTACGAGCTTCAACCGCAACTTTGCCAAACGCAACGATGGCAACCCCAACACGCACGCCTTCGTGGCTTCGCCCGAAATCGTGACCGCCTTCGCCATCGCCGGTAACCTCATGTTCAACCCCCTCACCGACACGCTGCCCGGCCGAAACGGCAACGTGAAGTTTGACGAGCCCGTTGGTGTCGAGTTGCCCCCGGCTGGTTTTGCGGTAGAAGACGCTGGCTTCCAGGCTCCTGCCGCCGATGGCAGCCGCGTGCAGGTGCTGGTGGATAAGAACTCGGCCCGCCTGCAGCTGCTGGAGCCCTTCAAGCCCTGGGAAGGCACCGACCTCATCGGGTTGCGCGTGCTCATCAAGGCGCTCGGCAAATGCACCACCGACCACATCAGCATGGCCGGCCCGTGGCTGAAATTCCGGGGCCACTTGGACAATATTTCCAATAACATGCTTATTGGTGCCACCAACGCCTACACTGGCGCGACCAACGCCGTGAAAGCCAGCGGCATCCAGGGTGAGCCCTACGTGCCCGTGCCGCAGGCCGCCCGCGTGCTCAAGAGCCTGGGCATCGGCAGCATCGTCATTGGCGATGAGAACTACGGCGAAGGCAGCTCGCGCGAGCACGCCGCGATGGAGCCGCGCCACCTCGGCGTGCGCGCCGTGCTGGTGAAAAGCTTCGCCCGCATTCACGAAACCAACCTTAAGAAGCAGGGCATGCTAGGCCTCACCTTCGCTAACAAGAGCGACTACGACCTCATTGAGGAAGACGACCAAATCGACATCCTCGGCCTCACGAGCTTTGCCCCCGGCCAGCCGCTGCAAGTGCGCCTGCGCCACGCCGACGGCGACACCGACCTCATCACCGTCAACCACACCTACAACGAAGGCCAAATCGCCTGGTTCCGAGCTGGTTCGGCCCTGAATCTGATTAAGATGCAGGAGAGCGGGGTAGGCGCGTAA
- a CDS encoding aldo/keto reductase, with translation MNHRALGKTGFSISEISLGTWQVGGKWGEPFDPANADRILNAAVDAGINFIDTADVYGDGDGESEKAVGRLVRSRSGERIYVATKCGRRLQPHTNEAYQPAALRGFVEDSLRNMQLETLDLVQLHCPPTDVYYRPEIFELFDRLKDEGKILNLGVSVEKVEEGLKAIEFPNVTTLQVIFNIFRQRPAELLFKEAARRDVGLIVRVPLASGLLTGKFSAQTTFAPDDHRNFNRNGEAFDKGETFAGVDYNTGLAAVEELKKLFPGQPQLAPLALRWILMFPEVSCIIPGSSKPEQLLSNLKTEELLPLTPEQMSAVRDIYDRLIGPQVQQRW, from the coding sequence ATGAATCACCGCGCTCTCGGCAAAACCGGCTTCTCCATCTCTGAAATCAGCCTCGGCACCTGGCAGGTGGGCGGCAAGTGGGGCGAGCCCTTCGACCCCGCTAACGCCGACCGAATTTTGAACGCCGCCGTGGACGCGGGCATCAATTTCATCGACACCGCCGACGTGTACGGTGATGGCGACGGCGAGAGCGAAAAGGCGGTGGGCCGCCTCGTGCGCAGCCGCTCCGGCGAACGCATCTACGTGGCCACCAAGTGCGGCCGGCGCTTGCAGCCGCACACCAATGAGGCCTACCAGCCAGCCGCCCTGCGCGGCTTCGTGGAAGACAGCCTGCGCAACATGCAGCTCGAAACCCTCGACCTGGTGCAGCTGCACTGCCCGCCCACCGACGTGTACTACCGCCCCGAGATTTTTGAGCTGTTTGACCGGCTCAAGGATGAAGGCAAAATCCTGAACCTGGGCGTGAGCGTGGAGAAGGTGGAAGAAGGCCTCAAGGCCATCGAATTCCCGAACGTGACCACGCTGCAAGTGATTTTCAACATATTCCGGCAGCGGCCGGCCGAGCTGCTGTTTAAGGAAGCCGCCCGGCGCGACGTGGGCCTGATTGTGCGGGTGCCGCTGGCCAGTGGCTTGCTCACGGGCAAGTTTTCGGCCCAAACCACCTTCGCGCCCGACGACCACCGCAACTTCAACCGCAACGGCGAGGCCTTTGACAAGGGCGAAACTTTCGCGGGCGTAGATTACAACACCGGCCTGGCAGCGGTGGAGGAGTTGAAAAAGCTGTTCCCTGGCCAGCCGCAGCTGGCCCCGCTGGCCCTGCGCTGGATACTGATGTTTCCGGAAGTAAGCTGCATCATTCCCGGTTCCTCCAAGCCTGAGCAGCTGCTTTCTAACCTGAAAACGGAAGAGCTGCTGCCCCTGACGCCGGAGCAGATGAGCGCCGTGCGCGACATCTACGACCGCCTGATTGGGCCGCAGGTGCAGCAGCGATGGTAG
- a CDS encoding NAD-dependent deacylase — protein MPHLVVLTGAGVSAESGIRTFRDTNGLWEEHRIEDVATPEAFARNPALVLDFYNKRRAQAREVAPNAAHLALAGFEEVPGWTVSIITQNVDDLHERAGSAQVLHLHGMLRQMRSVKDEKTIYACDGDIAVGDLAADGGQLRPHIVWFGEMVPAIEEAAELVAAADALLVVGTSLQVYPAAGLLHYAPADCPVYVIDPHQPEVSGRRGVHYVVEPAGIGVPQVLKEIGNLE, from the coding sequence ATGCCTCATTTAGTAGTACTTACCGGGGCCGGCGTATCGGCCGAGAGCGGTATCCGCACTTTCCGCGACACCAACGGGCTTTGGGAAGAGCACCGCATCGAAGACGTGGCCACGCCCGAGGCCTTTGCCCGCAACCCAGCGCTGGTGCTCGATTTTTACAACAAGCGCCGCGCCCAGGCCCGCGAGGTAGCGCCCAACGCCGCGCACCTGGCCCTGGCCGGCTTCGAGGAAGTGCCGGGCTGGACGGTGAGCATCATCACCCAAAACGTGGACGACCTGCACGAGCGCGCCGGCTCGGCGCAGGTGCTGCACCTGCACGGCATGCTGCGCCAAATGCGCTCCGTGAAAGACGAAAAAACCATCTACGCCTGCGACGGCGACATTGCCGTGGGCGACCTCGCGGCCGACGGCGGCCAGCTGCGCCCGCACATCGTGTGGTTTGGCGAGATGGTGCCCGCCATCGAAGAAGCCGCCGAACTAGTGGCTGCCGCCGATGCGCTGCTCGTGGTGGGCACGTCGCTGCAAGTGTATCCGGCCGCCGGCCTGCTGCACTACGCCCCCGCCGACTGCCCGGTGTACGTCATCGACCCGCACCAGCCCGAGGTGAGCGGCCGGCGCGGCGTGCATTATGTGGTCGAGCCCGCTGGCATCGGCGTGCCGCAAGTGCTGAAGGAAATCGGGAATTTAGAATAA